The genomic segment CTGTCTGGATTTGCTCCCGTGCTGCAGAATTATGGTGGCCTATCACCACTAGCCTGATTGCTTTTGGAGGCATGCTCGGATCTGCATGGATTCTCTACGATAAATACCGTAATTACCTGCGCTGGCGTCCATGGATGGGCGTGTTGTGGATTTTGATTCCATTCAGCATGCTGTGGGGAACTTCAGTGCTCACTTTGTCTATCTTGGGGCACTAACCAGAAGACACTAACAGCTGCTCAACATACCAAAGCCGGAACCACCTAAAAGGTGGTTCCGGCTTTTAGTATTTAAGCGCCGGTAGATCCTAGAACAACTTCAAATTCCAGTAGAGATGCTCCGGAGGCAACTGGTTTCTTGTCTGAACCGTGTGCTCCGTGGCCACCCTTGGATTTTTCAGCATCACGCCAAGCGTTGTAGCTTTCTTCATCTGCCCACTGGGTGACGACGAAGTAGCGGTCTTCACCAGCAACAGGACGAAGCAGCTGGAAGCCTTCAAATCCTGGGGAAGAATCCACTGCGTTTTTACGTGCGGCAAAGCGCTTTTCTAGCTCTTCACCAGCACCTTCAGGTACGGAAATGGCATTGATTTTAACGATACTCATACTGTGCCACCATACTTGAGTTTTAGGACTTAACTAGGGGATCAATTCCTTGTTTCGCGAAATCTGCTGCCATGTCTGCACATTTTTCGCGCTTGCAGTGACGGGTCTCAACGTTGCTGAAGCAATCAGGGCACATCAACACCAATTCGCGGCAATCGTCTTCATTCAGGCAATGCTCGAACTTGTTGGTTGGAGTATCGCAGTGAATGCAGTGCCCGAGGCGCTTGTAGTCATCGCCGAATTCCATGTGCATGCGCTTGTCGAAGACGTAGAGGGAGCCTTCCCACAGGCCCTTGTTGCCAAATTGTTCAGCGTAGCGGACGATACCACCATCGATTTGGTAGACCTCTTTGAAGCCCCGGTTGATCATGAGGGAGCTCAAGATTTCACAGCGGATACCGCCGGTGCAATAGGTGACCACAGGCTTGTCCTTGAGGTCATCGTATTTTCCGGATTCAATTTCTGCGATGAAATCGTGTGTGGTTTCTACATCTGGGACCACAGCGTCTTTGAACTTGCCGATTTGAGCTTCCATTGCGTTTCGGCCGTCAAAGAAGACAACTTCATCGCCACGGGATTCAACCAGTTCATTAACCTGTGCTGGCTTGAGGTGCACGCCGCCACCGACAATGCCGTTTTCATCGACCTGCAGCTCATCTGGTGCTCCGAAAGCCACGATTTCATTGCGAACTTTGACGCTGAGCTTTGGGAAATCCTCGGCGCTGCCCTCAGACCACTTGAATTTCATGCGGCTGAAGCCTGGAAGCTCACGGGTCTTTTTGATGTATGCCTTGCAATCATCAATGTCTCCGCCCACAGTGCCGTTGATGCCGTGGGAAGAAACTAGGATGCGACCACGAAGGTTTAGCGATTCGCAGAGCCCACGCTGCCACAGCTGCACAGCCTTAGGGTCAGAGAGCGGGGTGAATGCGTAATAAAGAAGAATTTTGTCGGTAGCCACAGTTCTTTAGTCTAGTGCGCTTGTGTGCTTC from the Corynebacterium crudilactis genome contains:
- a CDS encoding antibiotic biosynthesis monooxygenase family protein — its product is MSIVKINAISVPEGAGEELEKRFAARKNAVDSSPGFEGFQLLRPVAGEDRYFVVTQWADEESYNAWRDAEKSKGGHGAHGSDKKPVASGASLLEFEVVLGSTGA
- a CDS encoding rhodanese-related sulfurtransferase, whose product is MATDKILLYYAFTPLSDPKAVQLWQRGLCESLNLRGRILVSSHGINGTVGGDIDDCKAYIKKTRELPGFSRMKFKWSEGSAEDFPKLSVKVRNEIVAFGAPDELQVDENGIVGGGVHLKPAQVNELVESRGDEVVFFDGRNAMEAQIGKFKDAVVPDVETTHDFIAEIESGKYDDLKDKPVVTYCTGGIRCEILSSLMINRGFKEVYQIDGGIVRYAEQFGNKGLWEGSLYVFDKRMHMEFGDDYKRLGHCIHCDTPTNKFEHCLNEDDCRELVLMCPDCFSNVETRHCKREKCADMAADFAKQGIDPLVKS